One Vigna unguiculata cultivar IT97K-499-35 chromosome 11, ASM411807v1, whole genome shotgun sequence DNA window includes the following coding sequences:
- the LOC114169229 gene encoding G-type lectin S-receptor-like serine/threonine-protein kinase At1g67520 isoform X1 — MRLILQKLLLPFMHLWLCWSSCVHVHAAHDSLKPGDTLNSSSPSLYSKSRKYFLRFYTIGIADGDFTYLTVQSAYENQIVWKGNREQPINDDAVLSLNFSGVLKIESESVKKPIILYSPPQPINNTVATLLDTGNFVLQHLHPNGRLSYNNKEGYVARADLCYGYNTEGGCQRWQDIPKCRSPGDVFTKKILFSNYENQTFEFNQNIIHSDCEAACWSDCNCNGFRELSDDGIGCDFYHWNSSKDIIVDGTTSGEDVYILETKGKIITPHHHGKKSWIWISTVIAATILLICASILFVAIKKRKHVLQEKKRKEMAMKLSEIDDFGNDFKKGHGLKVFDYTLVVEATNGFSSENKLGQGGFGPVYKGTLPTGEEVAIKRLSKSSTQGIVEFKNEVTLICELQHMNLVQLLGCCIHEEEKILIYEYMPNKSLDFYLFDCTRSKLLDWNKRFNIIQGISQGLLYLHKYSRLKVIHRDLKASNILLDENMNPKISDFGMARMFTQQDSVSNTNRVVGTYGYMSPEYAMEGVFSTKSDVYSFGVLMLEIVCGRKNTSFYDDDHPINLIGHVWELWKDDKCVESVDPSLMESLDSDDVQRCIHAGLLCVEHYANDRPTMSDVISMLTNKSERVSLPKRPAFYVQREMLNENLSSAGLCTASTVEITTSLEIELSQ; from the exons ATGAGGCTTATCTTACAGAAACTACTGCTTCCTTTCATGCACTTGTGGTTGTGCTGGAGTTCTTGTGTTCATGTTCACGCAGCACATGACAGTTTAAAGCCCGGTGATACACTGAATTCTTCCTCACCATCACTATATTCAAAGAGTCGCAAATATTTTCTCAGATTTTATACGATTGGAATTGCGGATGGAGATTTTACTTACTTGACAGTCCAAAGTGCATATGAGAATCAGATAGTTTGGAAGGGTAATAGGGAACAACCTATCAATGATGACGCAGTTCTATCCCTAAACTTCTCAGGCGTGCTGAAAATAGAATCTGAATCTGTGAAGAAACCAATAATTCTGTATTCTCCTCCTCAACCTATCAACAACACTGTGGCCACTTTGTTGGACACAGGCAACTTTGTGCTTCAACATCTTCACCCCAATGGGAGGTTATCTTACAACAACAAAGAGGGATATGTTGCAAGGGCTGATCTGTGTTATGGATATAACACAGAAGGAGGGTGCCAAAGATGGCAGGATATACCTAAGTGCAGGAGTCCTGGTGATGTCTTCACCAAAAAGATTCTTTTCTCTAATTATGAAAATCAAACCTTTGAATTCAATCAGAATATTATTCACAGTGATTGTGAGGCTGCTTGCTGGAGCGATTGTAATTGCAATGGATTCAGAGAACTTTCTGATGATGGAATTGGATGTGATTTCTATCATTGGAATTCATCCAAAGATATTATAGTTGACGGCACTACTTCGGGTGAAGACGTTTACATACTGGAGACCAAAGGGAAGATAATAACCCCTCATCATCACG GTAAAAAAAGTTGGATATGGATAAGTACAGTAATAGCAGCCACTATACTGCTAATATGCGCATCCATTCTGTTCGTAGCCATAAAGAAACGAAAACATGTGCTTCAAG AGAAGAAACGGAAAGAAATGGCGATGAAATTATCCGAAATCGATGATTTTggaaatgattttaaaaaggGACACGGTTTGAAAGTGTTCGATTATACATTAGTTGTGGAAGCCACAAATGGGTTTTCATCCGAAAATAAGTTAGGACAGGGAGGTTTTGGACCAGTTTATAAG GGAACTTTGCCAACAGGAGAGGAGGTTGCTATAAAAAGGCTTTCAAAAAGTTCGACACAGGGAATTGTGGAGTTTAAAAACGAAGTAACACTAATATGTGAACTTCAGCACATGAATCTTGTTCAACTACTTGGTTGCTGCATTCATGAAGAAGAGAAGATTCTAATTTACGAGTATATGCCCAACAAAAGCTTGGATTTCTATCTTTTCG ACTGTACAAGAAGCAAATTACTAGATTGGAATAAGCGTTTCAACATAATACAAGGAATTTCTCAAGGATTATTATATCTTCACAAGTACTCAAGACTTAAAGTCATTCACAGAGACTTGAAAGCAAGTAATATACTTCTTGACGAGAACATGAATCCAAAAATTTCAGATTTTGGAATGGCTAGAATGTTTACCCAACAAGACTCCGTATCAAATACCAACAGGGTTGTTGGGACATA CGGTTATATGTCTCCGGAATATGCTATGGAAGGAGTTTTTTCTACAAAGTCTGATGTGTACAGTTTTGGAGTGTTGATGCTTGAGATCGTTTGTGGACGGAAAAACACTAGTTTTTATGATGATGATCACCCAATAAATTTAATTGGACAC GTATGGGAATTATGGAAAGATGACAAGTGTGTTGAATCAGTGGATCCATCATTAATGGAGTCATTAGATTCTGATGATGTGCAGAGGTGTATTCATGCCGGTCTTCTATGTGTTGAACATTATGCAAATGATAGACCTACAATGTCTGATGTTATATCAATGTTGACAAACAAGAGTGAAAGAGTGTCTTTACCTAAAAGACCAGCATTTTATGTTCAAAGAGAGATGCTAAACGAAAATTTATCTTCTGCGGGGCTATGTACCGCTTCTACAGTAGAAATTACTACTTCGTTGGAAATAGAATTATCTCAGTGA
- the LOC114169224 gene encoding G-type lectin S-receptor-like serine/threonine-protein kinase CES101, with the protein MLNPFGAYCYIAGREPKMVSCKPQNFVYALSFWWWITCNHVTSQKNSLKPGENLSSWGLVRSENGYGLGFQTLDNCCYLIISGLAPKYEYWPAWVGNRNQPVDRHARLLLSRSGVLKIESKHSKPIILYSSPQPSKNTVATLLDTGNFVLQQLHPNGTNTTLWQSFDYPTDNLFPGMKLGVNHKSGHKWSLVSWLTSEKPSLGAFELEWEPTERELIIKRRGKLCWASGKLENGGVMHDTHYVIVSNENESYFSITTFNEEHTRWALLETGQLINRNGVDNNVARADLCYGYNEDEGCQRWEEIPLCRHRGDVFDSRVGYPNENMATLLENSSYGLSDCQDMCWRNCTCFGFTYFDDDDGTGCVFFLWNSTTGTTVASGGHKFFVLTNKSHNKGKKMWIWITVVSVVAALLIICAIALAIKKTKSLLEEKKRKGVAENNMADLATSNRFSDVNAVDNEFKMVQNLNVFHYTLVLAATDDFSPENKLGQGGFGPVYKGILPSGHEVAIKRLSKTSRQGIVEFKNEVVLICELQHTNLVQLLGYCIHEDERILIYEFMSNQSLDYYLFDCNRSKLLDWKKRFNIIGGISQGLLYLHKYSRLKVIHRDLKASNILLDENMNPKISDFGLARMFTQEESMRNTSRIIGTYGYMSPEYAMEGIFSTKSDVYSFGVLLLEIVSGRRNTSLYDVDLPLNLIGHAWELWKEGEPLQLVDPSLSESFDIDEVKRCIQVGLLCVAQYANDRPTMCDVVSMLTNESSKLSLPQKPAFYLERSYFDNKTSSEELNTNSMEEITTST; encoded by the exons ATGTTGAACCCATTCGGTGCATATTGTTACATTGCCGGGCGAGAACCGAAGATGGTGAGTTGTAAACCTCAAAATTTTGTGTATGCTTTGAGCTTCTGGTGGTGGATCACTTGTAACCACGTTACCTCCCAAAAGAACAGTTTGAAGCCTGGAGAAAATCTGAGTTCCTGGGGCCTGGTTCGTTCTGAAAACGGTTATGGCCTTGGGTTTCAAACACTTGACAACTGCTGTTACTTGATCATATCAGGTTTAGCCCCCAAATATGAGTATTGGCCGGCTTGGGTTGGTAATAGAAATCAACCTGTTGACAGGCATGCAAGGCTGTTGCTAAGCCGCTCCGGTGTGCTGAAAATAGAATCCAAACATAGTAAACCCATCATCCTTTATTCTTCACCACAACCTTCCAAAAACACTGTGGCCACCTTGTTGGACACAGGCAACTTTGTGCTGCAACAACTTCACCCCAATGGAACAAACACTACGCTGTGGCAAAGTTTTGATTACCCTACTGATAATTTGTTCCCTGGGATGAAGTTAGGTGTGAATCACAAGAGTGGTCATAAATGGTCACTGGTTTCGTGGTTGACTTCTGAAAAACCAAGTCTTGGGGCATTTGAACTTGAATGGGAACCCACTGAAAGGGAATTGATCATCAAGCGAAGAGGAAAATTGTGTTGGGCAAGTGGGAAACTGGAAAACGGTGGAGTCATGCACGACACACATTACGTGATTGTCTCAAACGAAAACGAAAGCTACTTCTCAATCACCACTTTCAATGAAGAGCATACAAGATGGGCGCTTTTAGAAACTGGGCAGCTGATAAATCGGAATGGAGTTGATAATAATGTTGCGAGGGCTGATCTGTGTTATGGCTACAACGAAGATGAAGGGTGCCAACGATGGGAGGAGATACCCTTATGTAGGCATCGTGGTGATGTATTTGACAGCAGGGTAGGGTACCCCAATGAAAACATGGCAACCCTTCTAGAAAATTCGAGTTATGGCCTAAGTGATTGTCAGGATATGTGCTGGAGAAACTGCACTTGTTTTGGATTCACATactttgatgatgatgatggaacTGGTTGTGTGTTCTTTCTGTGGAACTCTACGACAGGTACTACTGTTGCAAGTGGGGGCCATAAGTTTTTCGTACTTACAAACAAATCCCATAACAAAG GTAAAAAAATGTGGATATGGATAACTGTTGTATCAGTAGTAGCTGCTCTGTTAATAATCTGTGCAATTGCTCTTGCCataaagaaaactaaaagtCTGCTTGAAG agaaaaaaagaaaaggggtGGCTGAGAATAATATGGCAGATTTAGCAACATCAAATAGATTCTCTGATGTCAATGCCGTTGACAATGAATTCAAGATGGTACAAAATCTAAATGTGTTTCACTATACATTAGTATTGGCGGCAACAGACGATTTTTCTCCTGAAAACAAATTAGGGCAAGGAGGATTTGGACCTGTTTATAAG GGAATCCTTCCTTCTGGGCATGAGGTTGCCATAAAAAGACTTTCGAAAACATCAAGACAAGGAATTGTAGAATTCAAAAATGAAGTGGTGCTTATATGTGAACTTCAGCACACGAATCTTGTACAACTACTTGGGTATTGTATTCATGAAGACGAAAGGATTCTGATATATGAGTTCATGTCAAACCAAAGCTTAGATTACTATCTATTTG ATTGTAACAGAAGCAAGTTATTGGACTGGAAGAAGCGATTCAATATAATAGGAGGAATCTCTCAAGGATTACTCTACCTTCATAAGTACTCGAGACTAAAAGTAATTCATAGAGACTTGAAAGCTAGTAACATACTTCTTGATGAGAATATGAATCCTAAAATTTCTGATTTTGGATTGGCAAGAATGTTTACACAGGAAGAATCCATGAGAAATACTAGTAGGATTATTGGAACCTA tggttaCATGTCTCCTGAATATGCCATGGAAGgaattttttctacaaaatctGATGTATACAGCTTTGGAGTGTTGCTGCTTGAAATTGTTAGTGGGAGAAGAAACACTAGCTTATATGATGTTGATCTCCCTCTTAATCTAATAGGACAT GCGTGGGAGTTATGGAAAGAAGGTGAACCTCTCCAATTAGTAGATCCATCATTGAGTGAGTCATTTGATATTGACGAAGTGAAAAGATGCATTCAAGTGGGTCTCTTATGTGTAGCACAATATGCAAATGACAGACCAACAATGTGTGATGTTGTATCAATGTTAACAAATGAAAGTTCAAAACTTAGCTTGCCTCAAAAACCTGCTTTCTATTTGgaaagaagttactttgataaCAAAACGTCTTCTGAAGAGTTAAATACTAACTCTATGGAAGAAATTACTACTTCCACCTAA
- the LOC114169229 gene encoding G-type lectin S-receptor-like serine/threonine-protein kinase RKS1 isoform X2, whose amino-acid sequence MRLILQKLLLPFMHLWLCWSSCVHVHAAHDSLKPGDTLNSSSPSLYSKSRKYFLRFYTIGIADGDFTYLTVQSAYENQIVWKGNREQPINDDAVLSLNFSGVLKIESESVKKPIILYSPPQPINNTVATLLDTGNFVLQHLHPNGRLSYNNKEGYVARADLCYGYNTEGGCQRWQDIPKCRSPGDVFTKKILFSNYENQTFEFNQNIIHSDCEAACWSDCNCNGFRELSDDGIGCDFYHWNSSKDIIVDGTTSGEDVYILETKGKIITPHHHGKKSWIWISTVIAATILLICASILFVAIKKRKHVLQEKKRKEMAMKLSEIDDFGNDFKKGHGLKVFDYTLVVEATNGFSSENKLGQGGFGPVYKGTLPTGEEVAIKRLSKSSTQGIVEFKNEVTLICELQHMNLVQLLGCCIHEEEKILIYEYMPNKSLDFYLFDFGMARMFTQQDSVSNTNRVVGTYGYMSPEYAMEGVFSTKSDVYSFGVLMLEIVCGRKNTSFYDDDHPINLIGHVWELWKDDKCVESVDPSLMESLDSDDVQRCIHAGLLCVEHYANDRPTMSDVISMLTNKSERVSLPKRPAFYVQREMLNENLSSAGLCTASTVEITTSLEIELSQ is encoded by the exons ATGAGGCTTATCTTACAGAAACTACTGCTTCCTTTCATGCACTTGTGGTTGTGCTGGAGTTCTTGTGTTCATGTTCACGCAGCACATGACAGTTTAAAGCCCGGTGATACACTGAATTCTTCCTCACCATCACTATATTCAAAGAGTCGCAAATATTTTCTCAGATTTTATACGATTGGAATTGCGGATGGAGATTTTACTTACTTGACAGTCCAAAGTGCATATGAGAATCAGATAGTTTGGAAGGGTAATAGGGAACAACCTATCAATGATGACGCAGTTCTATCCCTAAACTTCTCAGGCGTGCTGAAAATAGAATCTGAATCTGTGAAGAAACCAATAATTCTGTATTCTCCTCCTCAACCTATCAACAACACTGTGGCCACTTTGTTGGACACAGGCAACTTTGTGCTTCAACATCTTCACCCCAATGGGAGGTTATCTTACAACAACAAAGAGGGATATGTTGCAAGGGCTGATCTGTGTTATGGATATAACACAGAAGGAGGGTGCCAAAGATGGCAGGATATACCTAAGTGCAGGAGTCCTGGTGATGTCTTCACCAAAAAGATTCTTTTCTCTAATTATGAAAATCAAACCTTTGAATTCAATCAGAATATTATTCACAGTGATTGTGAGGCTGCTTGCTGGAGCGATTGTAATTGCAATGGATTCAGAGAACTTTCTGATGATGGAATTGGATGTGATTTCTATCATTGGAATTCATCCAAAGATATTATAGTTGACGGCACTACTTCGGGTGAAGACGTTTACATACTGGAGACCAAAGGGAAGATAATAACCCCTCATCATCACG GTAAAAAAAGTTGGATATGGATAAGTACAGTAATAGCAGCCACTATACTGCTAATATGCGCATCCATTCTGTTCGTAGCCATAAAGAAACGAAAACATGTGCTTCAAG AGAAGAAACGGAAAGAAATGGCGATGAAATTATCCGAAATCGATGATTTTggaaatgattttaaaaaggGACACGGTTTGAAAGTGTTCGATTATACATTAGTTGTGGAAGCCACAAATGGGTTTTCATCCGAAAATAAGTTAGGACAGGGAGGTTTTGGACCAGTTTATAAG GGAACTTTGCCAACAGGAGAGGAGGTTGCTATAAAAAGGCTTTCAAAAAGTTCGACACAGGGAATTGTGGAGTTTAAAAACGAAGTAACACTAATATGTGAACTTCAGCACATGAATCTTGTTCAACTACTTGGTTGCTGCATTCATGAAGAAGAGAAGATTCTAATTTACGAGTATATGCCCAACAAAAGCTTGGATTTCTATCTTTTCG ATTTTGGAATGGCTAGAATGTTTACCCAACAAGACTCCGTATCAAATACCAACAGGGTTGTTGGGACATA CGGTTATATGTCTCCGGAATATGCTATGGAAGGAGTTTTTTCTACAAAGTCTGATGTGTACAGTTTTGGAGTGTTGATGCTTGAGATCGTTTGTGGACGGAAAAACACTAGTTTTTATGATGATGATCACCCAATAAATTTAATTGGACAC GTATGGGAATTATGGAAAGATGACAAGTGTGTTGAATCAGTGGATCCATCATTAATGGAGTCATTAGATTCTGATGATGTGCAGAGGTGTATTCATGCCGGTCTTCTATGTGTTGAACATTATGCAAATGATAGACCTACAATGTCTGATGTTATATCAATGTTGACAAACAAGAGTGAAAGAGTGTCTTTACCTAAAAGACCAGCATTTTATGTTCAAAGAGAGATGCTAAACGAAAATTTATCTTCTGCGGGGCTATGTACCGCTTCTACAGTAGAAATTACTACTTCGTTGGAAATAGAATTATCTCAGTGA